A region of Acidithiobacillus ferridurans DNA encodes the following proteins:
- a CDS encoding class II aldolase/adducin family protein → MLITRGGSVANLGEKDLSWLPVAAEGLQSDFDANYREIIEMHTRLYRHRADICAIIHCHPTHSTAFAVAQQSVPAVYEPMLRQGMHTDVPVVAWAPRGSSASVNGILEAFDRPDTVAVLLANHGVLVTGDTPEVALNRLTALEEAAELVLHARVLGGEKALPDAAYREVAERMQRFRKAS, encoded by the coding sequence CTGCTTATCACTCGTGGCGGTTCGGTCGCCAATCTGGGTGAAAAAGACCTCTCCTGGCTTCCGGTCGCGGCCGAAGGCCTGCAGTCTGATTTTGATGCCAATTATCGCGAAATCATCGAGATGCACACCCGGCTTTACCGGCATCGTGCGGACATCTGCGCGATCATTCACTGCCACCCGACCCACAGCACAGCGTTCGCCGTCGCCCAGCAGTCCGTGCCCGCAGTTTACGAACCGATGCTGCGCCAAGGCATGCATACCGATGTGCCCGTCGTCGCTTGGGCGCCGCGCGGTTCGAGCGCCTCGGTAAATGGAATACTCGAGGCATTCGACAGGCCCGATACGGTAGCCGTACTGCTGGCCAACCATGGCGTACTGGTGACGGGCGATACGCCTGAAGTGGCACTGAACCGCCTGACGGCATTGGAAGAGGCCGCAGAACTGGTACTGCATGCGCGCGTGCTAGGCGGAGAAAAGGCACTGCCCGATGCCGCTTATCGCGAAGTGGCGGAACGCATGCAACGTTTTCGGAAGGCGTCTTGA
- a CDS encoding DUF72 domain-containing protein, translating to MGKPVSSPYHIGCSGWHYAHWVGAFYPPDLPSTRRLAFYAGRFHTVEINNSFYRLPGEKCLRAWHDGTPAGFLFALKASRFITHMKKLKDSEASLARLLGRAESLREKLGPVLFQLPPHWRRNAKRLERFLRVLPSGHCYAFEMRDPSWHHPEIYALLKAYNAAFCIFDIAGFQSPIQLTTDFAYIRLHGPSLSAYAGCYTTEALRAWAARIRTWDLRTVYVYFDNDQAAYATRNALELMGMLGL from the coding sequence GTGGGAAAGCCGGTTTCATCGCCTTACCACATCGGCTGCTCCGGCTGGCATTACGCCCATTGGGTCGGGGCGTTTTATCCGCCTGACCTGCCTTCGACACGCCGGCTGGCCTTTTACGCCGGGCGCTTTCATACGGTGGAGATCAACAACAGCTTCTATCGATTGCCCGGCGAGAAGTGCCTGCGTGCCTGGCATGACGGCACGCCCGCAGGCTTCCTCTTTGCCCTCAAGGCTAGCCGCTTCATCACCCACATGAAAAAGCTCAAGGATTCCGAGGCGTCACTAGCCCGGCTCCTGGGGCGCGCGGAAAGCCTGAGGGAGAAACTGGGACCCGTGCTCTTCCAACTGCCACCCCACTGGAGACGGAATGCCAAGCGCCTGGAGAGATTTTTACGGGTGCTGCCCTCTGGACACTGCTACGCCTTCGAGATGCGCGACCCAAGCTGGCATCATCCAGAGATCTACGCGCTACTCAAGGCCTATAACGCCGCCTTTTGCATCTTCGACATCGCGGGTTTTCAATCTCCCATCCAACTGACGACCGATTTCGCCTATATCCGGCTGCACGGCCCCAGTCTCTCCGCCTATGCCGGCTGTTACACGACTGAGGCCCTTAGGGCTTGGGCGGCGCGCATCCGGACTTGGGATCTGCGCACCGTTTATGTCTACTTCGACAATGACCAGGCCGCCTACGCCACCCGCAATGCTTTGGAACTCATGGGAATGCTCGGACTGTAG
- a CDS encoding carboxymuconolactone decarboxylase family protein, whose translation MNETPVETRYKELFGYIPDGVRMRIDLARMAGRETALEAIEHLRDTLIHHNPLERKTQQLVHLGMLLVLGREAPALLHARAAIQAGADAPELHGVCETAAIVGGMPAYNLGVQVVSQALRESTGDNANE comes from the coding sequence ATGAATGAAACTCCCGTTGAGACACGTTACAAGGAACTATTCGGATATATCCCCGATGGCGTACGCATGAGAATCGATCTGGCACGCATGGCCGGCCGTGAGACCGCTCTCGAGGCCATCGAGCACCTGCGCGACACGTTAATCCATCACAATCCGCTTGAACGCAAAACCCAGCAGCTTGTCCATCTGGGTATGCTTCTGGTACTTGGCCGTGAGGCACCCGCTCTATTGCATGCACGTGCCGCAATCCAGGCAGGCGCAGACGCGCCTGAGCTGCACGGCGTGTGCGAAACGGCAGCCATCGTCGGCGGCATGCCGGCTTACAACCTGGGCGTCCAAGTGGTCAGCCAGGCCCTGCGGGAATCCACAGGAGACAACGCCAATGAGTGA
- a CDS encoding type II toxin-antitoxin system HicB family antitoxin, with amino-acid sequence MSKYELVIYWSNEDSAFIVEVPELPGCMADGATYQEAVANAERVIGEWVETATELGRPIPEPRGRLLYA; translated from the coding sequence ATGAGTAAGTATGAACTGGTCATTTATTGGAGTAACGAAGACAGTGCTTTTATCGTGGAAGTTCCTGAACTCCCTGGCTGCATGGCCGATGGCGCCACTTATCAAGAGGCGGTAGCCAATGCGGAACGGGTGATTGGTGAATGGGTCGAGACGGCAACGGAGCTGGGGCGCCCCATACCAGAGCCACGCGGGCGGTTGCTCTATGCATGA
- a CDS encoding DJ-1/PfpI family protein: MTITVGFLVFPGIQLLDLAGPYEIFSALPDGEIHLFWKTREPVACSAGMRIYPTTTLDDGPLVDVLCIPGGVGINPLLCDEEVRGWVQRQASTAQFVTSVCTGALLLGAAGLLAGRRATTHWRYHDLLAKFGAIPVQERVVRDGNLITGGSVTAGIDFGLVLVAALRGQAAAEEIQLALEYAPEPPFQAGRPEDAPKDIVEVVRRHTETLRAERERMIGQWITRPPAE, translated from the coding sequence ATGACGATTACGGTGGGTTTTCTGGTGTTTCCGGGCATTCAACTGCTGGATCTGGCGGGTCCTTATGAGATTTTTTCGGCCTTGCCGGATGGCGAGATACATCTTTTCTGGAAAACCCGGGAGCCGGTGGCCTGTTCAGCGGGTATGCGCATTTACCCGACGACCACCCTTGACGATGGGCCGCTGGTGGACGTGCTTTGCATTCCGGGCGGCGTCGGCATCAACCCCTTGCTATGCGATGAAGAAGTACGGGGATGGGTGCAGCGCCAAGCGTCGACAGCGCAGTTTGTCACCTCTGTCTGCACCGGTGCCCTGCTGCTTGGCGCCGCGGGATTACTCGCTGGACGGCGCGCGACGACGCATTGGCGTTATCATGATCTCCTCGCCAAATTTGGCGCCATACCTGTACAGGAGCGTGTGGTTCGGGATGGTAATCTGATCACTGGCGGCAGTGTTACCGCCGGAATAGACTTTGGTCTCGTGCTGGTCGCAGCGCTGCGCGGTCAAGCCGCAGCGGAAGAAATTCAGCTTGCCCTGGAATATGCGCCGGAGCCGCCTTTCCAGGCCGGCAGGCCGGAGGATGCCCCCAAGGATATCGTGGAGGTTGTCCGGCGCCACACCGAAACATTGCGCGCCGAACGTGAGCGGATGATTGGGCAGTGGATAACACGTCCTCCAGCGGAATGA
- a CDS encoding FMN-binding negative transcriptional regulator translates to MYCPEPFAENRPEILRALIQRYPLATLVSMGGNGLEANHIPLYLAPGEGPQPVLQGHVARANPLWREAPPDDEVLVIFQGPQHYISPSWYATKAETGKVVPTWNYAVVHAYGPLQVRDDPAWVRQQMVALTAQQESGFTLPWQVDDAPRDFTERLIGQVVGIEIPISRWMGKWKVSQNQPFGNRDSVVAHLEQQNQPDSGSMAEYVLASLKDGKQDHPG, encoded by the coding sequence TTGTATTGTCCTGAGCCATTTGCAGAAAACCGCCCGGAAATCCTGCGGGCGCTGATTCAGCGTTACCCTCTCGCAACACTGGTCAGCATGGGCGGTAATGGTTTGGAGGCAAATCATATTCCCTTGTATCTCGCACCCGGAGAAGGACCGCAACCGGTGCTGCAGGGACACGTGGCACGCGCTAATCCGCTGTGGCGAGAGGCGCCCCCGGACGATGAGGTGCTGGTCATCTTTCAGGGGCCGCAACACTACATCAGCCCCTCGTGGTACGCGACCAAGGCGGAAACCGGCAAGGTGGTCCCAACCTGGAACTATGCCGTCGTCCATGCTTACGGTCCGCTGCAGGTCAGAGACGATCCCGCTTGGGTACGGCAACAGATGGTCGCCTTGACCGCGCAGCAGGAGAGTGGCTTTACCCTGCCCTGGCAGGTGGATGATGCGCCTCGGGACTTTACGGAGCGGCTTATTGGGCAGGTGGTGGGCATAGAAATTCCCATCTCCCGCTGGATGGGTAAGTGGAAGGTCAGCCAGAACCAGCCGTTTGGTAACCGTGATAGTGTCGTCGCACACCTGGAGCAGCAAAACCAGCCTGACTCCGGGTCCATGGCTGAATATGTTCTGGCCAGCCTGAAAGACGGCAAACAGGACCATCCCGGATGA
- the apbC gene encoding iron-sulfur cluster carrier protein ApbC — protein sequence MTGLTREQVVQSLRAVQDPYLGKDLAAAGVLKGVDDSVVKLELPYPSLGVAISLSEEVARQIRNDHGISAQVTVGHRILSHQVQRGVKLMEGIKNIIAVASGKGGVGKSTTAVNLALALAKEGAKVGMLDADIYGPSQPRMLGISGKPTSKDGKKMEPMEGHGIKAMSIGFLIDDETPMVWRGPMVMQALEQLLSDTRWGELDYLVVDLPPGTGDTQLTLAQKVPVSGAVIVTTPQDIALLDARKGLKMFEKVGVPILGIIENMSFYICPKCGNEDDIFGHGGGAAMAEQDGVEFLGAIPLDRSIRNEADNGAPTVVAEPDSRLAKIYLELARHVAGRVAIQAVDHSHKFPNIVVQNR from the coding sequence ATGACAGGATTAACGCGGGAACAGGTCGTGCAGTCGCTGCGCGCGGTGCAGGACCCTTATCTGGGCAAAGATCTGGCGGCAGCAGGGGTCCTCAAGGGGGTCGATGACTCTGTCGTCAAACTGGAATTGCCTTACCCCAGCCTGGGGGTGGCCATCAGTTTGAGCGAGGAGGTGGCCCGCCAAATCCGGAATGATCATGGCATCAGCGCGCAGGTCACCGTCGGGCACCGCATTCTTTCGCATCAGGTGCAGCGCGGCGTCAAGCTGATGGAAGGCATCAAAAACATCATTGCCGTTGCCTCGGGCAAGGGTGGGGTCGGAAAATCCACCACTGCCGTCAATCTGGCACTGGCGCTGGCCAAAGAAGGCGCCAAAGTGGGCATGCTGGACGCCGACATCTACGGCCCCAGCCAGCCGCGCATGCTGGGCATTTCCGGCAAACCGACCAGTAAAGATGGCAAGAAGATGGAGCCCATGGAAGGACACGGCATCAAGGCGATGTCCATCGGGTTTCTCATCGACGACGAAACGCCCATGGTCTGGCGTGGCCCCATGGTCATGCAGGCGCTGGAGCAGTTGCTCTCCGACACCCGCTGGGGCGAGCTGGATTATCTGGTGGTGGATCTACCTCCGGGTACCGGCGATACCCAGCTCACCCTGGCGCAGAAGGTGCCGGTCTCCGGTGCGGTGATCGTCACGACGCCACAGGACATCGCCTTGCTGGACGCCCGTAAGGGTCTGAAGATGTTTGAGAAAGTGGGCGTACCTATTCTCGGTATCATCGAGAACATGAGTTTTTATATCTGCCCGAAGTGCGGTAACGAGGACGATATTTTCGGACATGGCGGTGGTGCGGCCATGGCCGAGCAGGACGGGGTGGAATTTCTGGGGGCGATACCGCTCGACCGCAGCATTCGCAACGAAGCCGATAATGGCGCGCCGACGGTGGTGGCGGAGCCGGATTCCCGTCTCGCCAAAATCTATCTGGAACTGGCGCGCCATGTGGCGGGACGGGTGGCGATCCAGGCGGTCGATCACAGCCACAAGTTCCCCAACATCGTCGTCCAGAACCGCTGA
- a CDS encoding type I restriction enzyme endonuclease domain-containing protein — protein MTELRQNASIDWTVRESARAGIKVMVRRILKKQGLPPDLQDEATQTVLAQAELLSAIWAAA, from the coding sequence ATGACCGAGCTGCGCCAGAACGCCAGCATCGACTGGACGGTTAGAGAAAGTGCGCGCGCCGGGATCAAGGTGATGGTCAGGCGCATCCTCAAAAAACAGGGTTTGCCACCGGACTTGCAGGACGAAGCAACCCAAACGGTGCTGGCCCAGGCGGAGTTGCTGTCGGCGATCTGGGCGGCGGCGTGA
- a CDS encoding BrnA antitoxin family protein — MSGLKTTSQTDLARLRATGDFAWDGTDEGDRPLSREEMQAGIDAHRKKRGRPVGALKESTTIRFDRDVLEMFRASGPGWQTRMNAALRDWLKTHSPTRRS; from the coding sequence ATGAGTGGCTTGAAAACGACTTCACAGACTGATTTGGCGCGGCTCCGGGCCACCGGCGACTTTGCCTGGGATGGAACCGACGAAGGCGACCGCCCGCTTTCGCGGGAAGAGATGCAGGCTGGCATCGATGCCCATCGCAAGAAGCGGGGGCGACCCGTGGGAGCGCTCAAGGAATCCACGACGATCCGTTTCGATCGCGATGTCTTGGAAATGTTTCGCGCCTCCGGCCCCGGCTGGCAGACCCGCATGAATGCCGCCTTGCGCGACTGGCTCAAAACCCATTCTCCGACGCGGAGATCCTGA
- the dcd gene encoding dCTP deaminase encodes MSIKSDRWIRHMAEEHGMIEPFSPRQVRHVEGNSIISYGLSSYGYDIRCAGEFKVFTNVRSVIVDPKNFSEDSFVDFTGDTCVIPPNSFALARTLEYFRIPRNVLTICLGKSTYARCGIIVNVTPFEPEWEGYVTLEFSNTTPLPAKIYANEGVAQVLFLESDEVCEVSYADRGGKYQGQSGVTLPKA; translated from the coding sequence ATGAGCATCAAATCCGATCGCTGGATCCGTCACATGGCGGAAGAACACGGGATGATCGAACCCTTTTCACCGCGGCAGGTGCGGCACGTCGAGGGAAATTCCATTATCTCTTACGGCCTGTCTTCCTATGGTTACGATATCCGTTGTGCCGGGGAGTTCAAGGTCTTCACCAATGTCCGTAGCGTGATTGTCGATCCGAAGAATTTCAGTGAAGATTCTTTTGTCGATTTTACCGGGGATACCTGCGTTATCCCGCCGAATTCTTTCGCCCTGGCGCGCACGCTGGAATACTTCCGTATCCCGCGTAATGTGCTGACTATTTGTCTGGGTAAATCCACCTATGCCCGCTGCGGCATCATCGTCAATGTCACGCCTTTCGAGCCGGAGTGGGAGGGTTATGTGACCCTGGAATTCTCCAATACGACGCCCTTACCCGCGAAAATATACGCTAATGAAGGTGTGGCGCAGGTGCTGTTTTTGGAGTCGGACGAGGTCTGCGAGGTGTCTTATGCCGACCGCGGCGGCAAGTATCAGGGCCAGAGTGGCGTAACCCTACCGAAGGCTTGA
- a CDS encoding IS110 family RNA-guided transposase, which produces MEITTYGLDLAKSVMQLHWVDMETGEIHRKQLKRRRLLEFFANRQPGVVAMEACGSAHYWARELLKLGHEVRLIAAQFVRPFVKTNKNDAADAAAIWETVQRPDMRFVAVKTEEQQSVLALHRMRSQLIKVRTMQVNQIRGLLYEFGADLPQGRQRGLKEVPDALTNLENSISPMMLDTIRQQLKRLEEMDKDIAEIEKRLTLWKKDQEAVTRLMAIPGVGLLTATTIIATVGDMKSFRSGREFAAFLGLVPRQSGTGGKVRLLGISKRGDTYLRSLLTHGARAVVNFQIKNRNPWIDKLLSRRPHNVTVVALANKMARTIWALLVKNTEYVASHTMNAASIS; this is translated from the coding sequence ATGGAGATTACAACCTATGGACTGGATTTGGCAAAGTCGGTCATGCAGTTGCACTGGGTAGATATGGAGACTGGTGAAATCCACCGCAAACAGTTGAAGCGCCGTAGGCTCTTGGAATTCTTCGCCAACCGACAACCCGGCGTCGTTGCCATGGAGGCCTGCGGAAGTGCGCACTATTGGGCGCGCGAGTTGCTAAAGCTCGGCCACGAGGTGCGTTTGATAGCCGCGCAGTTTGTGCGCCCCTTCGTGAAAACCAACAAAAACGATGCAGCCGATGCTGCGGCCATCTGGGAGACCGTACAACGGCCGGACATGCGCTTCGTGGCTGTCAAAACTGAGGAACAGCAATCGGTCCTGGCGCTGCACCGCATGCGGTCACAACTGATCAAGGTCCGGACGATGCAGGTGAATCAGATCCGCGGCTTACTTTACGAATTCGGTGCCGATTTGCCGCAAGGTCGCCAACGGGGGCTGAAAGAGGTTCCAGATGCTTTGACCAATCTGGAAAACTCTATATCGCCCATGATGCTGGACACGATTCGCCAGCAATTAAAACGCCTCGAAGAGATGGACAAGGATATTGCAGAGATCGAAAAGCGTTTAACGCTGTGGAAGAAAGACCAGGAGGCAGTGACGCGATTGATGGCCATCCCCGGCGTGGGGCTGCTTACGGCAACCACCATCATCGCCACCGTGGGGGATATGAAGTCCTTCCGTTCAGGACGGGAGTTTGCGGCGTTTCTGGGGCTGGTTCCCCGCCAGAGTGGGACCGGTGGCAAGGTCCGGCTGCTAGGCATCAGCAAACGGGGGGACACCTATCTGCGATCTCTGTTGACCCATGGGGCACGGGCGGTAGTGAACTTCCAGATCAAGAACCGGAATCCCTGGATCGACAAGCTCCTCAGCCGACGGCCACACAATGTGACGGTGGTGGCATTGGCCAACAAGATGGCCCGAACCATCTGGGCACTGCTAGTGAAAAATACAGAATATGTGGCAAGTCACACAATGAATGCGGCTTCCATATCGTAA
- a CDS encoding cupin domain-containing protein → MDTRKLLLTAQEISQMKGEHKVHFLNPGAVRINKSLGDAVGLRHMGIHLIQIEPGKESTEYHLHHYEEEAVYVLSGKGTLTMGGDQYLIAPGDFVGFPCHAAAHSIINDGTETLECLVIGQRLDQDVADYPNQHKRLYRNHGEWNLVDMADIRVLRESTQE, encoded by the coding sequence ATGGATACCCGAAAACTGCTGCTCACCGCGCAGGAAATCAGTCAGATGAAGGGCGAACATAAGGTCCATTTCCTCAATCCCGGCGCCGTTCGTATCAATAAGTCTTTAGGCGATGCGGTAGGCCTACGGCACATGGGTATACATCTCATCCAGATAGAGCCGGGTAAAGAGAGTACCGAGTACCACCTGCATCATTATGAAGAAGAAGCCGTGTACGTGCTGTCTGGTAAGGGCACGCTCACCATGGGGGGTGATCAGTATCTCATCGCCCCAGGTGACTTCGTCGGTTTTCCTTGCCATGCAGCCGCGCACAGCATCATCAACGATGGGACGGAAACACTCGAGTGCCTGGTCATCGGTCAGCGCCTGGATCAGGACGTCGCGGATTACCCGAATCAGCATAAACGCCTGTACCGTAATCATGGGGAATGGAATCTGGTGGATATGGCAGATATCCGTGTGTTGCGCGAATCCACGCAGGAATGA
- a CDS encoding VOC family protein, producing the protein MRIDLLDHVVLTVVDISVTIAFYSRVLGMQEITFGDQRRALAFGQQKINLHSAGRPIAPHAASPTPGSADLCFIVAGGIEEMLAHLQTCGVALEAGPVPRTGATGPITSVYFRDPDGNLLEVATYDQPIQLS; encoded by the coding sequence ATGCGCATAGACCTCCTGGACCATGTTGTCCTGACCGTGGTGGATATATCTGTTACGATCGCCTTCTATTCACGGGTATTGGGCATGCAGGAAATCACCTTTGGTGACCAGCGAAGGGCCTTGGCCTTTGGGCAGCAAAAAATCAACCTGCATTCGGCAGGGCGTCCTATTGCTCCGCATGCGGCCAGTCCCACTCCCGGGTCGGCGGACTTATGCTTCATCGTGGCCGGTGGTATCGAAGAAATGCTCGCCCATCTGCAGACCTGCGGAGTCGCCCTGGAAGCCGGTCCGGTGCCCCGCACTGGAGCCACGGGGCCGATCACCTCTGTCTATTTTCGGGACCCCGATGGCAATTTGCTGGAGGTGGCCACGTATGATCAGCCGATACAACTGTCATGA
- a CDS encoding transglutaminase-like domain-containing protein — protein MKLAKFDSQPSPHFLMESATVDYTHADIRKLAAALSSDDPTATARHCFEWVRDHIAHSMDFHREEVTCAASDVLQQGTGLCTAKSHLLVALWRANQIPAGFCYQRLTLDGPNPPYCTHGFTAVWLDDRGWYRCDARGNSKPGIRCEFTPGQENLAYPTMYNGERTYPDIWAEPWPDLLAAMGKLQNISQYRNHPIDACPPAADLCASESAAPNME, from the coding sequence ATGAAACTCGCAAAATTTGATAGCCAGCCGTCGCCGCACTTCCTGATGGAAAGTGCCACCGTAGATTATACGCATGCCGATATCCGCAAGTTGGCAGCCGCGCTGTCTTCTGACGATCCAACGGCAACCGCCAGGCATTGCTTCGAATGGGTACGCGATCACATTGCGCACAGCATGGATTTCCACCGGGAAGAAGTGACCTGCGCCGCGTCGGATGTGTTGCAGCAAGGCACTGGCCTATGCACCGCGAAAAGTCATCTGCTCGTGGCCTTATGGCGCGCCAACCAAATCCCTGCAGGATTTTGCTATCAACGGCTGACGCTGGATGGCCCCAATCCGCCTTACTGCACACACGGCTTCACCGCGGTCTGGCTGGATGACCGGGGCTGGTATCGTTGTGATGCGCGCGGCAACAGCAAACCCGGGATCCGCTGCGAATTCACGCCCGGACAAGAGAACCTGGCCTATCCGACTATGTATAACGGCGAGCGGACCTATCCGGATATTTGGGCAGAGCCCTGGCCAGACTTGCTCGCCGCCATGGGGAAGTTGCAAAACATATCGCAGTATCGGAACCATCCCATTGACGCCTGCCCACCCGCCGCGGATTTGTGCGCAAGTGAGTCTGCAGCGCCGAACATGGAATGA
- a CDS encoding APC family permease, protein MTLGRASGDRINVSELWGHAVANITPSAMPAVTISLVAIHGGSFTWLAYALIGVLMTLVALQVGILARHFPSPGSLFFYLSKALHPISGMVAGFTMMAGYFGALAAAPLLGGLFVEQALHFFWPVSGVGWIAGIGVLYLLAAWRLALRGIEISARWGLWVEIFSILCIVFIAAATLWHFGWRDPAQWNFQRLHTAPLARALILSLLAYGGFETAGNLAGETSAARTAIPRVMVLSVLMVGGFFVVMAYIEVLAFAHLPTPLGDSAAPLNAIAKAIGHPWLGIFSDLAMATAAFSATIATLNSISRILYSMAGHGVIPRFFHHRDVRHGTPARALRVLAISVLISMAVVTLWKIPILSVVGTFGTFTGLAFLLIYGLANVATPWFLFRQRHAWRWLSLIIAGISLPLLIKVMAVSLWPLPVGGEGAATLLFVALVMVIFFWGLYWAAFRPERLRHILVAVDEP, encoded by the coding sequence GTGACGCTTGGCCGGGCTAGCGGTGACCGCATAAACGTCAGCGAGCTGTGGGGTCATGCCGTCGCCAATATCACGCCGTCGGCCATGCCGGCCGTCACGATTTCTCTGGTGGCCATACACGGCGGCTCCTTTACTTGGCTGGCCTATGCCCTTATCGGCGTGCTGATGACCCTGGTGGCCTTGCAGGTAGGCATTCTGGCCAGACATTTTCCCTCCCCCGGCTCGCTGTTCTTTTATTTGAGCAAAGCCCTGCATCCGATTTCCGGCATGGTCGCGGGCTTCACCATGATGGCCGGGTACTTTGGCGCTTTGGCGGCGGCCCCGCTGCTGGGCGGGCTATTTGTGGAGCAGGCACTGCACTTCTTCTGGCCGGTTTCCGGGGTGGGCTGGATTGCGGGGATTGGGGTGCTCTATCTGCTGGCGGCGTGGCGACTGGCCCTGCGCGGCATCGAAATTTCCGCGCGCTGGGGGCTCTGGGTAGAAATCTTCTCTATCCTCTGCATCGTCTTCATTGCCGCGGCAACACTCTGGCATTTTGGCTGGCGCGATCCGGCTCAGTGGAATTTCCAGCGCCTGCACACCGCGCCACTGGCGCGGGCGTTGATTCTCTCGCTGCTGGCTTACGGCGGCTTTGAGACGGCGGGCAATCTGGCGGGTGAGACCAGCGCGGCACGCACCGCCATCCCGCGCGTCATGGTGCTTTCCGTGCTGATGGTTGGCGGGTTTTTCGTCGTCATGGCGTATATCGAGGTGCTGGCTTTTGCCCACCTTCCTACCCCTCTGGGCGACAGTGCGGCCCCGCTCAATGCCATCGCCAAGGCCATCGGTCATCCCTGGCTCGGCATTTTTTCCGATCTCGCCATGGCGACGGCGGCATTTTCCGCCACGATTGCCACCCTCAACAGCATCTCGCGGATTCTTTATAGTATGGCCGGGCACGGGGTCATCCCGCGTTTTTTCCATCACCGAGATGTACGCCACGGCACCCCGGCGCGGGCGTTGCGGGTACTCGCCATCAGCGTGCTCATCAGCATGGCGGTGGTTACCCTGTGGAAAATCCCCATATTATCGGTGGTCGGCACCTTTGGCACCTTTACCGGGCTGGCCTTTCTGCTGATTTATGGCCTGGCCAACGTCGCCACGCCCTGGTTCCTGTTTCGCCAGCGCCATGCCTGGCGCTGGCTCAGCCTGATCATCGCCGGCATCAGCCTGCCGCTCCTGATCAAAGTAATGGCGGTCAGCCTCTGGCCCTTGCCGGTCGGCGGTGAAGGCGCGGCCACTCTGCTGTTTGTCGCGCTGGTGATGGTCATTTTTTTCTGGGGACTCTACTGGGCGGCGTTTCGGCCGGAGCGTTTGCGGCATATCCTTGTTGCCGTGGACGAACCATAA
- a CDS encoding GNAT family N-acetyltransferase — protein sequence MAKDELAMILPLVQELNPGVPPDVLAQRLQDMTAQGYRCAAALADDCCIGVAGIWLGTRFWCGRYLDVDNVIVDPQYRGVGIGQQLMDWVETYAHKEGCEIMVLDAYVTNHPAHRFYQRNGYQIIGYHFVKSLQSTDVSTSPTDSMTEVIDEDGAPRQEPWVR from the coding sequence TTGGCGAAGGATGAACTGGCCATGATCTTGCCGCTGGTACAGGAGCTCAATCCTGGCGTGCCGCCGGACGTGCTCGCGCAAAGACTTCAGGATATGACCGCACAGGGATATCGCTGCGCCGCCGCGCTTGCGGATGATTGCTGTATCGGTGTGGCGGGCATTTGGCTGGGCACGCGTTTTTGGTGTGGACGCTATCTGGATGTCGACAACGTGATCGTCGATCCGCAGTATCGGGGTGTCGGTATTGGTCAACAGCTTATGGATTGGGTAGAGACCTACGCGCACAAAGAGGGCTGCGAAATCATGGTGCTGGATGCTTACGTCACCAATCATCCTGCGCACAGGTTTTATCAGCGCAACGGTTACCAGATCATCGGCTACCACTTCGTCAAATCATTGCAGTCGACTGACGTATCCACAAGCCCAACTGACAGCATGACGGAAGTCATTGATGAGGATGGGGCTCCTCGTCAAGAGCCATGGGTGCGATAG
- a CDS encoding PadR family transcriptional regulator: MRPRESNRQGRHLASFALLLCAEEPTHGLALHRSINQLLPEGLKVDAGNLYRLLREMEARGTLRSEWSTVGSGAARRVYQITPVGLDELADWHEDIAHRRQAFDLFIQRYDALRCRPATHEHLRNPLNE; encoded by the coding sequence TTGAGACCCAGAGAGTCCAATCGCCAGGGCCGACACCTGGCAAGCTTCGCGCTGCTCCTCTGTGCAGAGGAGCCGACACATGGCCTGGCCCTTCACCGCAGCATCAATCAATTGCTGCCGGAAGGGCTCAAAGTGGATGCCGGCAATCTGTACCGCCTGCTGCGGGAGATGGAGGCGCGCGGCACATTGCGTTCGGAGTGGAGCACTGTCGGTTCTGGAGCGGCACGCCGCGTTTACCAGATCACACCAGTGGGTCTTGACGAATTGGCAGACTGGCACGAGGACATTGCGCACCGCCGCCAAGCCTTCGATCTCTTTATCCAACGCTACGATGCGCTGCGCTGCCGGCCCGCAACGCACGAGCACTTAAGGAATCCGCTAAATGAATGA